In Drosophila innubila isolate TH190305 chromosome 2R unlocalized genomic scaffold, UK_Dinn_1.0 1_C_2R, whole genome shotgun sequence, the following are encoded in one genomic region:
- the LOC117784431 gene encoding bromodomain testis-specific protein: protein MALMVKLKLPNRVQPDVLPPPGMCGTHTNKLHYIKKYLLDELPTKPFAPDFMQPVDTEVLQVPTYYTIIQCPMDVGTIIKRVQNRFYHGVDELIIDFRQVISNCYKFNRPNDTVYRNGQKLEKFFLKILSQMPEGDEIPSYKDPRAPRSPPEEEKASAVTEQQCREDLKKLQNEYVEGVDGELRDFFKDKWTALSKKLSKHQFKSVEEFHLHIDGIFLQYKNQAKRIYENTFYESLDNISYQPVNKELNELLYETKKAEGSLREPYNSHSKWQDTLVNGLDATIERLRNNLDTCRLNEEEKSAGGEGSKKKPKMRTKVRGEDRPQKLNTLMNTLEPNSPDNKDTEIENFSEVERRAIQQQFVMLPLNSKIEIMHIIAQTEDINTENCDLQWFDIKNFGVETLHLMKKAMHPHTKLNLRNMKPAEKEDLQRSLENRLRNINQVLNGNRRKYTHRMRIRSTVQAKKRSRLEAKAVSGSGCGSGKSFQAVGAGTSKQRVADNSSDSDSSDSSDSSSSDSDSSSDSSDSSSDSKESNVLD from the exons ATG GCTCTCATGGTCAAACTTAAGCTACCGAATCGTGTCCAGCCGGATGTACTACCACCACCTGGTATGTGTGGCACCCACACCAACAAATTGCACTACATCAAAAAGTATCTGCTGGATGAATTGCCCACGAAACCATTTGCCCCTGACTTTATGCAGCCCGTGGACACGGAGGTTCTGCAGGTGCCCACGTATTACACCATCATCCAATGTCCCATGGACGTGGGCACCATCATCAAGAGGGTTCAAAATCGATTCTATCACGGCGTGGATGAGCTGATCATTGATTTCAGGCAGGTGATAAGCAACTGCTACAAATTCAATCGCCCCAATGACACAGTCTATCGCAATGGCCAAAAGCTGGAGAAGTTCTTTCTGAAGATTCTCTCGCAAATGCCCGAGGGGGACGAGATTCCCAGCTACAAGGATCCCCGAGCGCCACGTAGTCCCCCCGAGGAAGAGAAGGCTTCGGCAGTCACGGAGCAACAATGTCGAGAGGATCTAAAGAAGCTGCAGAACGAATACGTCGAGGGGGTGGATGGGGAGTTGCGGGACTTCTTCAAGGACAAATGGACAGCACTGTCCAAGAAGCTGAGCAAGCATCAGTTCAAGTCTGTCGAGGAATTCCATCTGCACATCGATGGCATCTTCCTGCAGTACAAGAATCAGGCCAAGCGAATATACGAGAATACATTTTACGAGTCCCTGGATAACATCTCCTATCAACCTGTTAATAAGGAACTCAATGAACTGCTCTACGAGACGAAGAAGGCGGAGGGCAGCTTAAGGGAGCCTTACAACTCCCATTCCAAGTGGCAGGATACTCTGGTGAATGGACTCGATGCTACAATCGAAAGACTGCGAAACAATCTCGACACATGTCGCCTTAATGAAGAGGAGAAATCCGCCGGAGGGGAGGGAAGCAAGAAGAAACCGAAGATGCGGACAAAGGTCCGCGGAGAGGATCGTCCTCAGAAGCTAAACACACTGATGAATACCCTTGAGCCCAATTCACCTGATAACAAGGACACGGAAATCGAAAATTTCAGTGAGGTGGAACGGCGAGCCATCCAGCAACAGTTTGTAATGCTCCCCCTGAACTCCAAGATCGAAATAATGCACATCATCGCACAGACTGAGGATATCAATACAGAGAACTGTGACCTACAGTGGTTCGACATCAAGAACTTTGGCGTTGAGACATTGCATCTAATGAAGAAGGCAATGCATCCGCATACCAAGCTCAATCTGCGGAATATGAAACCCGCCGAGAAGGAGGATCTACAACGCAGCCTCGAGAATCGATTGCGGAACATCAATCAAGTGCTTAATGGCAATCGACGCAAATACACACATCGAATGCGTATTCGCTCCACGGTGCAGGCCAAGAAGAGATCACGTCTCGAGGCCAAAGCCGTATCCGGATCCGGATGCGGATCCGGCAAGAGCTTCCAAGCTGTTGGCGCTGGTACCTCCAAGCAGCGAGTCGCAGATAACAGCAGCGATAGCGACTCCAGTGACTCCTCCGACTCCtccagcagcgacagcgactcgagcagcgacagcagcgacTCCTCCAGCGATAGCAAAGAATCCAATGTGCTGGATTGA
- the LOC117785683 gene encoding protein windbeutel, which translates to MFKLLLAILLATLQAKLGWAISCGGCVDLDEINFDKTIVRFPYALVKFDIAFPYGEKHEAFAEFSKAAHKATAELLVATVGIKDYGELENKALGERFQVDEKQFPGIFLFKGNVDQYIQFPAHLDVTLDNLKSFVSSNTPLYIGREGNLKQFNDAIKNYANKEDNQQLALIQKMIAEQQKLTQPEEQQNAKVYIVYMRKINEHGYVFVEEETKRLLRLKAGKVTAAKKLELQLKLNILEVFRVSKLTKAAQEKEDKAEL; encoded by the coding sequence ATGTTCAAGTTGTTGTTAGCCATACTGCTGGCCACACTTCAGGCCAAACTTGGCTGGGCCATCTCTTGTGGCGGCTGTGTGGACTTGGACGAGATCAACTTTGACAAGACAATTGTGCGGTTTCCCTATGCGTTGGTTAAGTTCGATATTGCATTTCCCTATGGGGAAAAGCATGAGGCATTTGCGGAATTTTCCAAGGCGGCGCATAAGGCAACCGCCGAGCTGCTGGTGGCCACCGTTGGCATCAAGGACTACGGCGAGCTGGAGAACAAGGCGCTGGGTGAACGCTTCCAGGTGgatgaaaaacaatttccaGGCATATTTCTCTTCAAAGGCAACGTTGACCAATATATACAATTCCCCGCCCATCTGGATGTAACGCTGGATAATCTAAAGAGTTTTGTAAGCAGCAATACTCCACTCTATATTGGACGTGAGGGTAATCTCAAGCAATTCAACGATGCAATCAAGAACTACGCCAACAAGGAGGACAATCAACAGTTGGCTCTGATTCAGAAGATGATTGCCGAGCAGCAGAAACTAACACAGCCCGAGGAGCAGCAGAATGCCAAGGTTTATATCGTGTATATGCGGAAAATCAATGAACATGGCTACGTCTTTGTCGAGGAGGAGACCAAGCGTCTGCTCCGTCTCAAGGCCGGCAAAGTTACGGCCGCCAAGAAGTTGGAGCTGCAACTCAAGCTCAACATTCTGGAAGTATTCCGCGTCTCGAAGCTAACTAAAGCTGCCCAGGAGAAGGAGGACAAAGCGGAGCTATGA